In Chryseobacterium turcicum, a single window of DNA contains:
- a CDS encoding transposase, giving the protein MDFKNIHIGSLIEKTVTERGIEISRICNFIDCTIQEALAMYEMESMESAVLLRWSKLLEYDFFRIYSQHLILFAPQAGTKKNISFDAHKFSLPQFRKNIYTRDLIDFILERINSGAMTKEQVIEKYRIPKTTLYKWIDKYKLP; this is encoded by the coding sequence ATGGATTTTAAAAATATTCATATAGGCAGTCTAATCGAAAAAACTGTTACAGAACGCGGGATAGAAATATCCCGTATTTGTAACTTTATAGATTGTACGATACAGGAGGCTCTTGCCATGTATGAGATGGAGAGTATGGAATCAGCAGTTCTTTTACGATGGAGTAAACTGTTGGAATATGATTTTTTTCGGATCTATTCGCAGCATCTGATCTTATTTGCTCCACAGGCTGGTACAAAAAAAAATATTTCTTTTGATGCCCATAAGTTTTCACTTCCACAATTCCGAAAAAATATATATACAAGAGATCTGATTGATTTTATTCTCGAACGAATTAATTCGGGAGCAATGACAAAAGAGCAAGTTATTGAAAAATACCGTATTCCCAAAACAACATTATATAAGTGGATTGATAAATACAAACTACCATAG
- a CDS encoding VOC family protein, whose product MIKFAYTILYVQDVTRSIKFYENAFGFTIKFITPDNDYGELLVGETTLSFASTTLAKSNLKEGFIESSLTSKPFGIEIGFTTDNIEETVSKALNAGATIAADPITKPWGQTVAYVRDIDGFLIEICTPIG is encoded by the coding sequence ATGATAAAATTTGCTTACACCATCTTATACGTTCAGGACGTAACACGATCAATCAAATTTTACGAAAACGCTTTTGGTTTTACAATAAAATTTATAACACCGGATAATGACTATGGTGAACTTTTGGTTGGCGAGACAACACTTTCCTTTGCTTCCACTACATTAGCCAAATCAAACCTGAAAGAGGGTTTTATTGAAAGCAGTTTGACATCTAAACCATTTGGAATTGAAATTGGCTTTACAACAGACAATATAGAAGAAACAGTTTCGAAAGCTCTAAATGCAGGAGCAACAATCGCTGCAGATCCTATAACAAAACCGTGGGGTCAAACAGTTGCCTATGTCCGAGACATTGACGGATTTCTCATTGAGATCTGTACTCCAATTGGCTGA
- a CDS encoding DUF1353 domain-containing protein → MKLILLLLFFPLVLSSQQTIDKFIGDVTVQWLNDGRSMKLKREFSYIDPDGKLWKVPKNTVVNGASIPQAFWTIIGGPYEGKYRNASVVHDYHCDKKIEKWQDVHLMFYHACLTGGTSITKAKIMYAAVYAGGPRWDTTIIKNGKEKIITTSTVSTSSNEMKIVTDWIESTNPSLEEINKRLDTVVIETEKHDMQTAN, encoded by the coding sequence ATGAAACTAATTTTACTATTACTATTTTTTCCATTGGTGTTAAGCAGCCAACAAACAATAGATAAATTTATCGGTGACGTAACTGTTCAGTGGCTCAATGATGGAAGATCAATGAAACTAAAACGCGAATTTAGTTATATAGATCCTGACGGAAAATTATGGAAGGTTCCAAAGAATACTGTTGTAAACGGTGCATCAATTCCACAAGCATTTTGGACCATTATTGGAGGACCTTATGAAGGCAAATACAGAAATGCCTCAGTCGTTCACGATTATCATTGTGATAAAAAAATAGAGAAATGGCAGGACGTTCACTTAATGTTTTACCATGCCTGTTTAACGGGAGGCACTTCCATCACCAAAGCAAAAATCATGTATGCTGCTGTATATGCAGGTGGTCCAAGATGGGACACAACCATAATTAAAAATGGGAAAGAAAAGATCATAACAACTAGCACAGTTAGCACAAGTAGTAATGAAATGAAAATAGTCACTGATTGGATTGAAAGTACAAATCCCTCATTGGAAGAAATAAATAAGAGGCTAGATACTGTTGTAATAGAAACTGAAAAACATGACATGCAAACAGCCAATTGA
- a CDS encoding helix-turn-helix domain-containing protein, whose translation MRPIGPDYKRIYLDILENKFPDKKALCSSVLAKHTWTAQDILEINDRIFNSVNYSSKKNNMLHRSYRKVDILKILDYQKMHRLNNTQLAVHFRLSRNTVGKWKKIFVI comes from the coding sequence ATGAGACCTATTGGACCCGATTACAAACGTATCTACTTAGATATTCTTGAAAATAAGTTCCCCGATAAAAAGGCTTTATGCAGTTCAGTTTTAGCAAAACATACCTGGACAGCTCAGGATATATTGGAAATAAATGATCGAATTTTCAACTCGGTAAATTATTCATCTAAAAAAAATAATATGTTGCATCGCTCTTATCGTAAAGTAGATATCTTAAAAATACTTGATTATCAAAAAATGCACAGACTCAATAATACACAACTTGCTGTTCATTTCCGGTTAAGTCGGAATACTGTTGGTAAATGGAAAAAAATATTTGTAATTTAA
- a CDS encoding DUF3945 domain-containing protein encodes MHNIGNHTAVSEVSTLLVLRHRNNSVGIVQAVNQSGNLIDVKPDSNKVDAVIRVDSTENSFTDFYADFYHQLKDPSEYSFFKVREFEAHETAIGLQKYIDDSSDAERQDLKEFEVSIEAVKTAGEQKYINKDSSVMKSGLENGSPIINNRSHYRYQIEDVPWETMTELGLDMEKLEEIGALESLLKGFKTPMLIPILFNDGEAVSRIDARLQLRIDDDGELIVKVYRVCKKVDFRKKFKGHKFTKEDRMNLLTSGNMGRVVDLVDSFTGEIIPSLISLDRLTNELISLRIEFVRIPDVLCRVRLDFEQKQMLLDGKPLFIENIVSKKARLFSATVQFNADRQWVEFLFENKFRGVGFSEGNHSERVVPSHFRGVKLRQWQMGKLKAGEVAYIKGLESRKGKTYQGYMSFDKSVGRIVFSFKNPKKK; translated from the coding sequence ATGCACAACATTGGAAATCATACAGCAGTTTCAGAAGTCAGTACCTTGTTGGTACTTCGTCACCGTAATAATTCTGTCGGGATTGTTCAGGCGGTCAACCAATCCGGAAATTTGATAGATGTGAAGCCTGATAGTAATAAAGTGGATGCGGTCATTCGTGTTGATTCGACGGAGAATTCTTTTACAGACTTCTATGCAGATTTTTACCACCAGCTCAAAGATCCCTCTGAATATTCATTTTTTAAAGTGCGGGAATTTGAAGCGCACGAAACAGCGATAGGTTTACAGAAGTATATTGATGATTCATCGGATGCTGAAAGACAGGATTTAAAGGAGTTTGAAGTTTCTATTGAGGCGGTGAAAACTGCCGGAGAACAGAAGTATATAAATAAAGATTCTTCTGTCATGAAGAGTGGTTTAGAGAATGGGTCACCAATCATTAATAATCGTTCTCATTACCGCTATCAGATAGAAGATGTTCCTTGGGAAACGATGACTGAATTGGGTCTCGATATGGAAAAGTTGGAAGAGATAGGTGCGTTGGAATCTTTATTAAAAGGATTTAAGACACCGATGCTGATTCCGATACTTTTTAATGATGGGGAAGCGGTAAGTCGGATTGATGCACGGCTGCAGTTAAGGATTGACGATGATGGAGAATTGATTGTTAAGGTGTATCGGGTCTGTAAGAAAGTGGATTTCAGAAAGAAGTTTAAAGGGCATAAGTTTACAAAAGAGGATAGAATGAATCTTTTGACTTCGGGAAATATGGGCAGAGTGGTGGATTTGGTTGATTCCTTTACGGGCGAGATAATTCCTTCATTGATTAGTTTGGACAGGCTGACCAATGAGCTGATTTCTTTGAGGATTGAATTTGTGAGGATTCCTGATGTGCTTTGTAGGGTAAGACTGGATTTTGAACAGAAACAGATGCTTCTTGATGGGAAGCCTTTGTTTATTGAAAATATAGTATCGAAGAAAGCAAGGTTGTTTTCCGCAACCGTGCAGTTCAATGCGGATAGGCAATGGGTGGAGTTTTTGTTTGAGAATAAGTTTAGAGGTGTTGGTTTTAGCGAAGGGAATCATTCTGAAAGGGTAGTTCCTTCACATTTCAGAGGTGTAAAACTTCGCCAATGGCAGATGGGTAAGTTGAAGGCAGGGGAGGTGGCTTATATCAAGGGATTAGAGAGCAGAAAAGGCAAGACTTATCAGGGATATATGAGTTTTGATAAGTCAGTAGGGAGAATCGTGTTTTCGTTTAAGAATCCGAAAAAGAAATAG
- a CDS encoding SDR family oxidoreductase: MQNIKGKVVVITGASSGMGKALAIQLSKNGAKVVLGARRTEQLQQLVEEIKSKGGEATFAKIDVKNKADLVRLVNTAVEQYGRLDVIVNNAGVSQLSRIDELDIDGWEEMIDINLKGVLYGMAAAIPVFKQQQSGHIINIISTAGIKIVSMQGVYAGTKNAIRTIAEAFRQESDGSIRITGISPGFVKTDFAKNIKNEEMKTAVQNGMEQMAINPIAIANAVIYAVSQPDDVEIGDIVIRPSKQN, encoded by the coding sequence ATGCAAAATATTAAAGGAAAAGTGGTCGTCATCACAGGTGCAAGCAGCGGCATGGGAAAAGCTCTTGCCATACAATTAAGCAAAAATGGTGCAAAGGTTGTCTTGGGTGCAAGACGAACAGAACAATTACAACAACTTGTTGAAGAAATTAAAAGCAAAGGTGGTGAAGCCACCTTTGCTAAAATTGATGTGAAGAATAAAGCGGATCTGGTCAGGTTGGTCAATACAGCTGTTGAGCAGTACGGAAGATTAGATGTCATTGTAAACAATGCAGGTGTTAGTCAATTAAGCCGCATTGACGAATTGGATATTGATGGCTGGGAAGAAATGATCGACATTAATCTCAAAGGCGTTTTGTATGGGATGGCAGCTGCAATTCCCGTTTTCAAACAGCAACAATCGGGACATATCATCAATATCATTTCAACGGCAGGAATAAAGATCGTGTCCATGCAAGGCGTTTATGCAGGAACTAAAAATGCTATTCGTACGATTGCAGAAGCATTTCGTCAGGAGTCTGACGGAAGTATTCGGATTACTGGGATTTCGCCTGGGTTTGTGAAAACAGATTTTGCGAAAAATATTAAAAACGAAGAAATGAAAACCGCAGTTCAAAACGGAATGGAACAGATGGCTATTAATCCGATTGCGATTGCCAATGCTGTGATTTATGCAGTAAGCCAACCTGATGATGTTGAAATTGGTGACATCGTGATTCGTCCGTCAAAACAAAATTGA
- a CDS encoding TolC family protein, which produces MRKSIMIITAMLLGISSYAQQRLTLMHSKSLALENNGKTKNSALEIDAARETKSEVYTKYFPKISASATGMQAIDPLLKMQIQGGNLPVYDGNPANLPTANQFAYMPGTELGLFNQVGLGYLNVLQPVYAGGKIKNGNKLADLNLTVKEKQQKVVQNEILLKTEREYWQIVALEEKQKSLDNYVKFLDTLYRQVSTAYQNGVIIRNDLLKVTIKQSELKVNQTQLTNGKKLALMQLCQTIGIPYDPTIRVENELDNFSDPQTYFVSNENVMSTRAEYQLLENSVEASHLLTKIAKSEYMPTLGVGLSGYYMNQFEKGQNGAFNGMLYATVSIPISDWWGGKHKLNEMEIRENITINTLNDSKGLLNLQMEKAWTDLKETDEKITLIQETLEQANENLRVNQDSYRNGLIQLSDLLEARALKSDTEDKLTEAKTTYKTAVTNYLQVTGR; this is translated from the coding sequence ATGAGAAAAAGTATAATGATCATCACGGCCATGTTACTAGGCATATCTAGCTATGCACAGCAGCGACTCACCCTGATGCATAGTAAGTCGCTGGCGCTGGAAAACAATGGTAAGACAAAAAATAGCGCATTGGAAATAGACGCTGCGCGAGAAACCAAAAGTGAAGTATATACAAAGTACTTTCCAAAGATAAGTGCTTCCGCCACAGGAATGCAGGCTATTGATCCTTTATTAAAAATGCAGATACAAGGGGGGAATCTTCCGGTGTATGATGGCAATCCGGCCAATCTGCCGACGGCAAATCAATTTGCTTATATGCCGGGCACTGAGCTGGGATTATTCAATCAGGTGGGTTTGGGCTATCTGAACGTTTTACAGCCTGTGTATGCTGGTGGAAAAATTAAGAATGGGAATAAGCTGGCGGACCTTAACCTTACAGTAAAGGAAAAACAGCAAAAGGTGGTTCAAAATGAAATTTTGCTCAAAACAGAGCGGGAATATTGGCAGATCGTTGCCTTGGAAGAGAAGCAGAAATCGCTAGACAACTATGTTAAGTTTCTGGATACACTTTATCGGCAGGTCAGCACGGCATACCAAAATGGTGTGATTATCAGAAATGATCTCCTAAAAGTAACGATTAAGCAAAGTGAACTTAAGGTAAACCAAACGCAGCTGACCAATGGAAAGAAGCTTGCACTTATGCAGTTATGTCAAACAATCGGAATTCCTTATGACCCGACTATACGTGTGGAAAACGAACTTGACAATTTTTCAGACCCACAGACTTATTTTGTTTCAAACGAGAATGTCATGAGCACAAGAGCCGAATACCAATTACTTGAAAATTCTGTCGAAGCTTCTCATTTATTAACTAAAATAGCTAAAAGCGAGTATATGCCGACATTAGGCGTAGGCCTGTCAGGTTATTATATGAACCAATTCGAAAAAGGTCAGAACGGTGCATTCAACGGTATGCTCTACGCGACTGTTTCTATTCCTATTTCTGACTGGTGGGGTGGCAAGCATAAGCTTAACGAGATGGAAATCCGGGAAAATATAACGATTAATACACTAAATGATTCTAAAGGTTTACTTAATCTACAAATGGAGAAAGCCTGGACCGACCTTAAAGAAACAGATGAGAAGATCACACTCATTCAGGAAACGCTGGAGCAGGCTAATGAGAATTTACGGGTGAATCAGGACAGTTACCGAAATGGTCTTATTCAATTGTCTGATCTTCTTGAAGCCAGAGCATTAAAATCCGATACCGAAGACAAACTTACTGAAGCGAAAACTACTTATAAAACTGCGGTAACCAATTATCTGCAGGTTACTGGAAGATAA
- a CDS encoding JAB domain-containing protein translates to MNEIKLSYSRKGNCERSISSSRDAVDVFREHFDAEEMDYRESFFALYLNQANKVLGIKKISECGISSTLVDVRIVMQAALLCNASGIIVAHNHPSGNLKPSGCDIKMTAQIKEAAKILSMSLLDHVILTSDSHYSFADEGMI, encoded by the coding sequence GTGAACGAAATTAAATTGAGCTATTCAAGAAAAGGAAATTGTGAAAGGTCTATCTCATCTTCAAGGGATGCGGTGGATGTTTTCAGGGAACATTTTGATGCGGAGGAAATGGATTACAGGGAATCATTCTTTGCGCTGTATCTCAATCAGGCGAATAAAGTTTTAGGAATTAAGAAAATATCTGAATGCGGAATTTCTTCGACATTGGTTGATGTGAGAATTGTGATGCAGGCGGCTCTTCTTTGCAATGCTTCAGGAATTATCGTAGCCCATAACCATCCTTCAGGGAATCTGAAGCCGTCTGGTTGCGATATTAAAATGACTGCACAGATAAAAGAGGCTGCAAAAATTCTGAGTATGTCCTTGCTGGATCATGTGATATTGACTTCGGATTCTCATTATTCTTTTGCGGATGAGGGGATGATCTGA
- a CDS encoding aldo/keto reductase — translation MQKRKLGNSGLEVSALGFGCMGLNFLDGKGLDKKEAITLLHNAVDRGITFFDTAEAYGPYTNEELVGEGLQPYRKDVVIATKFGCKDARPAVGLDSRPETIRAVTEASLKRLKTDYIDLLYQHRVDPNVPIEDVAGTVKDLIQEGKVKYFGLSEASAKTIRKAHSIQPVSALQSEYSLFWREPENEIISTLEELGIGFVPFSPLGKGFLTGIINKKLEEVDRRNVIPRFTEENINANLVLVDALSKIAEQKNISTGQLALAWLLAQKPWIAPIPGTTKLHRLEENIASANVVLTAEELAKIDETVSGITLVGDRYPEFLEKQIDK, via the coding sequence ATGCAAAAGAGAAAATTAGGGAATAGCGGATTAGAAGTATCGGCACTAGGCTTTGGCTGTATGGGGTTGAACTTTTTGGATGGGAAAGGTCTTGATAAAAAAGAGGCCATAACACTACTACACAATGCAGTTGATAGAGGGATTACATTTTTTGATACTGCAGAAGCTTACGGACCTTACACTAACGAAGAACTTGTTGGCGAAGGATTACAGCCCTATAGAAAAGATGTAGTGATCGCTACAAAATTTGGTTGTAAAGATGCCAGACCGGCAGTAGGTTTAGACAGCAGACCTGAAACGATAAGGGCAGTAACCGAAGCATCTTTAAAAAGATTAAAGACAGATTATATTGATTTGCTATACCAGCACAGAGTTGACCCCAATGTTCCGATAGAAGATGTTGCAGGAACTGTAAAAGATCTAATACAGGAGGGAAAAGTGAAGTATTTCGGTTTATCGGAAGCAAGTGCCAAGACAATTCGAAAAGCTCATTCAATTCAACCAGTGTCAGCATTGCAAAGCGAGTATTCTCTGTTTTGGCGTGAACCTGAAAATGAGATCATATCGACATTGGAAGAATTAGGGATTGGTTTCGTACCGTTCAGTCCTTTGGGCAAAGGCTTCCTCACAGGTATCATCAACAAAAAATTAGAGGAAGTTGACCGACGAAATGTAATTCCTCGTTTCACAGAAGAAAACATCAATGCCAATCTGGTTTTAGTGGATGCACTTTCTAAGATTGCTGAACAAAAAAATATTTCGACCGGACAGTTAGCATTAGCCTGGCTATTGGCTCAAAAGCCTTGGATAGCACCAATCCCCGGAACCACAAAACTGCATCGTTTAGAGGAAAACATAGCTAGTGCTAATGTTGTACTTACAGCTGAGGAACTTGCAAAAATTGATGAAACAGTGAGTGGAATTACATTGGTAGGCGACCGGTATCCCGAATTTTTAGAAAAGCAAATAGATAAATAA
- a CDS encoding helix-turn-helix transcriptional regulator, protein MNIFEELYDFISYWRINEDITEPDTKDLKILLNQYISILSVMFFFHTVFNVLFLGLSVDSVVLLAISVFFCLSFFFLVKLRENKYVISFVFILLTVIVTYYSSYCAIESGVFVFYIPLISALYIFFSWKAHKKFITVLLLFILANLYLFATGHLDFIEVNNKNIEYRKTLLVLNMTCILLLLAVNSYFFQQKIQDYYFISARMDKGEEIANLNNEVKRLKKMMNKNVFTEEALKELLDLIQINDQVFIEKFESYFPDFFYHLRSLSPNQLMLSDLKICALLKMGFTSKQIAIYNNSSIKSVEGKIYRLRKKFNIAPDRDSRVWFSGI, encoded by the coding sequence ATGAATATTTTTGAAGAATTATATGATTTCATCTCCTATTGGAGAATCAATGAAGATATAACGGAACCTGATACGAAAGATCTTAAAATCTTACTTAATCAATACATATCAATATTATCTGTTATGTTCTTTTTTCATACTGTATTTAATGTTCTTTTTTTAGGTTTATCTGTTGACAGCGTTGTGCTTTTAGCCATTTCAGTGTTCTTTTGCCTTTCCTTCTTTTTTCTAGTTAAGCTCAGGGAAAATAAATATGTCATATCGTTTGTCTTTATCTTGCTGACGGTAATTGTGACCTACTATTCTTCGTACTGTGCTATTGAAAGCGGTGTTTTTGTGTTTTATATTCCATTGATTTCGGCACTGTATATATTTTTTTCCTGGAAGGCACATAAAAAGTTTATAACAGTACTACTGCTATTTATTTTGGCTAACCTTTATCTATTCGCTACTGGTCATCTTGATTTTATCGAAGTCAATAATAAGAATATCGAATATAGGAAAACGCTGTTAGTTCTTAATATGACTTGTATTTTGTTGCTTTTAGCTGTTAATTCGTACTTCTTTCAGCAAAAAATACAGGATTATTATTTTATTTCTGCACGGATGGACAAAGGGGAGGAAATTGCGAATTTAAACAATGAGGTTAAGCGGCTAAAAAAAATGATGAATAAAAATGTATTTACTGAAGAGGCATTAAAAGAACTTCTAGATTTAATTCAGATTAACGATCAGGTTTTCATCGAAAAATTTGAGAGCTATTTTCCTGATTTTTTCTACCATCTCCGATCTTTAAGTCCAAATCAGCTGATGTTGTCTGATTTAAAGATATGCGCGCTCTTAAAAATGGGCTTTACTTCAAAACAGATTGCTATTTATAATAATTCATCTATAAAATCTGTGGAGGGAAAAATATATCGATTGCGAAAAAAATTTAATATTGCCCCTGATAGAGATTCCAGGGTTTGGTTCTCTGGAATTTAG
- a CDS encoding SDR family oxidoreductase — protein sequence MENFKNKNVLITGGAAGIGKIMSRIFLQKGAKVIIWDINQVKIDETVSELSTLGPIQGYQVNVADFEGLKAAFANVKEKHGIVDVLINNAGIVVGKFFHEHTDADIQRSMDINANAPMYITKLFLTDMMAQNSGYICNVASSAGLISNPRMSVYAASKWSVLGWSDSIRLEMKQLKKNIGVTTVTPYYINTGMFDGIRSIVPILEPENVAKKIVRSIERRKPIASMPWSIHFVRFFQGIFPIWFFDWFVGNVMGIYKTMDHFKGH from the coding sequence ATGGAAAATTTTAAAAACAAAAATGTACTGATCACCGGTGGTGCAGCAGGCATAGGCAAAATAATGAGCCGGATCTTTCTTCAAAAAGGAGCAAAGGTGATCATTTGGGATATCAATCAGGTTAAGATTGATGAGACGGTAAGTGAACTGTCTACATTGGGGCCCATTCAGGGTTACCAGGTCAATGTTGCAGACTTTGAGGGTCTTAAGGCTGCATTTGCAAATGTGAAAGAGAAGCACGGCATCGTTGATGTTCTGATCAATAATGCTGGAATTGTCGTGGGAAAATTCTTCCATGAACATACTGACGCAGATATCCAGCGTAGTATGGATATTAATGCAAATGCGCCTATGTACATAACAAAGTTATTCTTGACGGATATGATGGCCCAGAATTCCGGATATATTTGCAATGTAGCTTCCTCAGCCGGTTTGATTTCAAACCCCAGAATGTCTGTTTACGCCGCTAGCAAATGGTCGGTACTGGGCTGGTCTGACAGCATTCGTTTGGAAATGAAACAACTTAAAAAGAATATTGGAGTGACAACAGTCACACCTTATTATATTAATACTGGCATGTTTGATGGAATACGTTCTATCGTGCCTATTTTGGAACCTGAAAATGTTGCAAAAAAAATAGTTCGAAGTATTGAACGTCGTAAACCAATTGCCAGTATGCCCTGGAGCATTCATTTTGTGAGGTTTTTCCAGGGGATTTTCCCTATCTGGTTCTTCGACTGGTTCGTTGGAAATGTGATGGGGATTTACAAAACAATGGATCATTTCAAAGGACACTAA
- a CDS encoding helix-turn-helix domain-containing protein: protein MQHTSDINQIKSISQLVRVLGFPAPLHPLIALVDYKNVPIDMFPKGQRVSLDFYKISFKPSFKGHIKYGQGYYDFEEGGLAFLKPKQIVFPPEEIESYEGIALYFHPDFIRNYPLGKTINQFGFFSYDVSEALFLSAKEKEIIANLFSTIASELENNIDSFSQDVLVSQIELLLNYSNRFYNRQFLTRKAVNHDIITSLDKLLSSYFEEGNSLKEGLPSVKYVSTELKLSQRYLSDMLNTLTGLNTQQYIQNAIIEKAKEKLSTTNLSVSEIAYELGFEHSQSFSKLFKTKTNVSPLEFRQSFN from the coding sequence ATGCAACACACATCAGACATCAATCAGATTAAAAGTATCTCGCAACTAGTGCGTGTGCTGGGATTTCCTGCGCCATTGCATCCGTTGATCGCATTGGTTGATTACAAGAATGTTCCAATTGATATGTTTCCAAAGGGGCAAAGAGTAAGTCTTGATTTCTACAAGATTTCCTTTAAGCCTAGTTTCAAAGGACACATCAAATACGGACAGGGCTACTACGATTTTGAAGAAGGCGGATTGGCATTTTTGAAGCCAAAACAGATTGTTTTTCCGCCCGAAGAAATAGAAAGCTATGAGGGAATCGCTTTGTATTTTCATCCGGACTTTATCCGAAATTATCCGTTAGGAAAAACAATTAATCAATTTGGATTTTTCTCCTATGATGTGTCAGAAGCTTTATTTTTATCGGCAAAGGAAAAAGAAATTATAGCCAATTTATTTTCCACGATAGCCAGTGAATTGGAAAACAATATTGATAGTTTTAGTCAGGATGTGCTAGTGTCGCAGATAGAATTGCTATTGAATTATAGCAATCGCTTTTACAACAGGCAGTTTTTGACGAGAAAAGCAGTCAATCACGATATCATCACTTCTTTGGACAAACTTTTAAGCAGCTATTTTGAAGAAGGAAATAGTCTGAAAGAAGGGTTGCCGTCCGTAAAATATGTCAGCACTGAACTTAAGCTGTCACAAAGGTATTTAAGTGATATGCTAAATACATTGACGGGACTTAATACACAACAATACATTCAGAACGCAATTATAGAAAAAGCGAAAGAAAAGTTATCAACGACGAATCTTTCCGTTTCGGAAATTGCTTATGAACTAGGCTTTGAACATTCACAGTCATTCAGCAAACTCTTTAAGACTAAAACAAACGTTTCGCCTTTGGAGTTCAGACAGTCGTTTAATTAA
- a CDS encoding aldehyde dehydrogenase, whose amino-acid sequence MDYIAKIVEDQRRYFLSDATKPIAFRIEQLKILRSALKESESEMIAAIALDFKKSPFDTYTNELALLYSDIDEAISKMKRWTKVKKVRTNLVNFPAKSYIIPEPLGVSLVIGAWNYPYQLSLAPIIPAIAAGCTVILKPSELPSNTSRIMAKIISAHFDPCYIAVVEGGIRETTNLLEQNFDKIFFTGSVPVGRIVYQAAAKNLTPVTLELGGKSPAFITESARMKMPAKRLVWSKFLNSGQTCIAPDYVLVHSSVKQQFLDALIAEIKSIDFSFEQGTYVQIINERNFERLEGLIDHNKVYYGGKVDKQSRFIEPTVMTNVNFSDKVMLEEIFGPILPVIEYSDLADVISKVKQGPRPLSCYIYTEDKHIKERILKSISFGGGAVNDGVMHITNPRLPFGGVRESGMGSYHGDAGFRAFTHYKSILDKPTWIEFNLKYYPHTPLRLKLIKKLLG is encoded by the coding sequence ATGGATTACATAGCCAAAATAGTAGAAGATCAAAGAAGATACTTCCTTAGCGATGCCACAAAACCGATTGCGTTTAGGATAGAGCAACTTAAGATACTTCGCTCAGCCCTTAAGGAGAGTGAAAGTGAAATGATAGCGGCTATAGCACTGGATTTTAAAAAGTCACCCTTTGACACCTACACGAACGAGCTTGCATTACTCTACAGTGACATTGACGAGGCTATCAGCAAAATGAAACGTTGGACAAAGGTCAAAAAAGTGAGGACAAATTTGGTGAATTTCCCTGCAAAAAGCTATATCATTCCTGAACCATTAGGAGTTTCCTTAGTTATCGGGGCCTGGAATTACCCTTATCAATTATCATTGGCTCCAATCATTCCCGCTATTGCCGCCGGTTGCACAGTAATATTAAAACCAAGTGAGTTACCATCGAATACCAGTAGGATTATGGCGAAAATTATATCTGCGCATTTTGACCCTTGCTATATTGCGGTCGTGGAGGGTGGAATCAGGGAAACTACCAATTTACTGGAACAGAATTTTGATAAGATCTTTTTCACAGGGAGTGTTCCTGTTGGAAGAATTGTTTATCAGGCTGCTGCCAAAAACCTTACACCGGTAACTTTAGAGCTTGGTGGAAAAAGCCCGGCCTTTATAACCGAAAGTGCCAGGATGAAAATGCCAGCCAAACGTCTGGTCTGGTCAAAATTTCTTAACTCCGGCCAAACATGTATCGCCCCGGACTACGTTCTGGTTCATAGTTCGGTGAAACAGCAGTTTCTTGATGCACTGATTGCTGAAATTAAATCCATTGATTTCAGTTTTGAACAGGGTACCTACGTACAGATCATTAATGAGCGAAATTTTGAGAGACTAGAAGGATTGATTGACCATAATAAAGTTTATTATGGGGGTAAGGTCGATAAGCAGAGCCGATTCATTGAACCTACTGTAATGACTAATGTAAATTTCAGCGATAAGGTAATGTTGGAGGAGATTTTTGGACCTATTCTTCCTGTGATTGAATATTCTGATCTGGCCGATGTTATTTCAAAAGTGAAACAGGGGCCACGTCCGTTATCTTGCTATATCTATACGGAAGATAAGCACATAAAAGAGCGCATATTAAAAAGTATATCATTTGGCGGAGGAGCCGTTAACGATGGAGTGATGCATATTACTAATCCACGGCTACCATTTGGAGGAGTTAGGGAAAGTGGTATGGGTTCCTACCATGGTGATGCAGGTTTTCGGGCTTTTACACATTATAAAAGCATCTTGGATAAGCCTACTTGGATTGAATTTAATCTGAAGTATTACCCACATACACCGCTGCGCCTAAAGCTTATCAAAAAGCTGTTAGGTTAG